One genomic window of Phoenix dactylifera cultivar Barhee BC4 chromosome 6, palm_55x_up_171113_PBpolish2nd_filt_p, whole genome shotgun sequence includes the following:
- the LOC103707521 gene encoding DEAD-box ATP-dependent RNA helicase 16 isoform X2: MGAVANGNGERDGRKEEEEEEEIGFEELGVDPRLIRALSKKSITKPTPIQREAIPLILEGKDVVARAKTGSGKTFAYLLPMLQKLFSESGSRKTAPRTFILVPTRELCQQVYNEASSLLEFCRVQLKVVQLTASMPVADMRTALAGPPDIVVSTPACISTCMSKGVLQTSNIKDSLSLLVLDEADLLLSYGYENDLKTLIPHVPRRCQCLLMSATSSSDVEKLKKLVLHNPVILTLSEAGHSDDIIPKTVQQFWISCSAHDKLLYILALLKLELIQKKVLIFLNSIDMGYRLKLFLEQFGINSGVLNAELPQNSRLHILEEFNAGLFDYLIATDDGQTKKEQTSKENHIQSRYSKKKLRQKLDAEFGVVRGIDFKNVFTVVNLDMPQSSAGYVHRIGRTGRAYNTGASVSLVSPEEEEIFEEIKLMFGDDEKQDSSKSIEPFPLLTKNAVESLRYRAEDVAKGVTKVAIREARAQDLRNEILNSEKLKSHFEVNPRDLDLLKHDKLLSKKAPSSHLREVPEYLLDPTTKEASKILKLSRAAMKIDTKKRRPGFKKGFGRSRDPLKTFSAEEKSHKGEKRRKDNDEVIKHKKKKAKQGM; encoded by the exons ATGGGGGCTGTGGCCAACGGAAACGGAGAGCGAGACGgcagaaaggaggaggaagaagaggaggagatagGCTTCGAAGAGCTGGGCGTCGACCCCCGGCTGATTCGAGCTTTGTCGAAGAAGTCCATCACCAAGCCGACCCCAATCCAGCGCGAGGCCATCCCCTTGATCCTG GAAGGCAAGGATGTCGTGGCGCGGGCCAAGACGGGCTCCGGGAAGACGTTCGCCTACCTTCTTCCGATGCTGCAGAAGCTCTTCTCCGAGAGCGGTTCGAGAAAGACCGCGCCGAGAACCTTTATCCTCGTGCCAACAAGGGAACTCTGTCAACAG gTTTATAACGAGGCATCATCGCTCCTCGAGTTCTGTAGAGTTCAGTTGAAAGTTGTGCAATTGACGGCCAGCATGCCAGTTGCAGATATG AGGACAGCACTGGCTGGGCCGCCTGATATTGTGGTCTCCACTCCAGCTTGCATTTCAACATGCATGTCAAAAGGTGTCCTTCAGACATCAAACATCAAGGATTCACTTTCATTGCTGGTTCTTGATGAG GCTGACCTCCTATTATCATATGGCTATGAGAATGATTTGAAAACTCTTATTCCCCATGTGCCACGACGTTGTCAATGCCTCCTAATGTCAGCAACTTCAAG TTCTGATGTCGAGAAATTGAAGAAGCTTGTGCTGCATAATCCTGTAATCCTGACCCTATCAGAAGCTGGTCACTCAGATGACATTATTCCAAAAACTGTACAACAATTTTGG ATTTCATGCAGTGCTCACGATAAGCTACTCTACATCCTTGCTCTGTTGAAGTTGGAGCTTATTCAGAAAAAAGTGCTTATATTTCTCAATTCCATTGACATGGGGTATAGATTAAAGCTATTTCTAGAACAG TTTGGGATAAATTCTGGAGTCTTAAATGCTGAATTGCCCCAAAATTCACGTCTTCATATTCTTGAG GAATTCAATGCAGGGTTATTTGATTATTTGATAGCAACAGATGACGGCCAGACAAAGAAGGAACAAACAAGTAAGGAAAATCACATCCAGTCaagatattcaaagaaaaagttaAGACAAAAATTGGATGCAGAATTTGGGGTCGTGAGAGGAATCGACTTCAAAAATGTCTTCACG GTAGTCAATCTTGACATGCCTCAGAGCTCTGCTGGATATGTTCACAGGATTGGTCGCACAGGAAGAGCTTATAACACTGGTGCATCGGTGTCTCTT GTTTCTCCTGAAGAGGaagaaatttttgaagaaatcaaACTCATGTTTGGAGACGATGAGAAGCAAGACTCCTCAAAGTCTATTGAACCTTTCCCTTTACTTACTAAAAATGCTGTGGAGTCTTTACGATATAGAGCTGAG GATGTTGCTAAAGGTGTAACAAAAGTTGCGATTAGAGAAGCACGAGCTCAAGATCTCAGAAATGAAATTCTTAATTCTGAGAa GCTGAAGTCTCATTTTGAAGTTAATCCAAGGGACTTAG ATTTACTAAAGCATGACAAGTTACTGAGCAAGAAGGCTCCTTCATCTCATCTACGTGAGGTACCTGAATACCTCCTTGATCCCACGACAAAAGAGGCCAGCAAGATACTCAAGCTCTCAAGAGCTGCAATGAAGATAGATACCAAAAAAAGGCGTCCTG
- the LOC103707521 gene encoding DEAD-box ATP-dependent RNA helicase 16 isoform X1, which produces MGAVANGNGERDGRKEEEEEEEIGFEELGVDPRLIRALSKKSITKPTPIQREAIPLILEGKDVVARAKTGSGKTFAYLLPMLQKLFSESGSRKTAPRTFILVPTRELCQQVYNEASSLLEFCRVQLKVVQLTASMPVADMRTALAGPPDIVVSTPACISTCMSKGVLQTSNIKDSLSLLVLDEADLLLSYGYENDLKTLIPHVPRRCQCLLMSATSSSDVEKLKKLVLHNPVILTLSEAGHSDDIIPKTVQQFWISCSAHDKLLYILALLKLELIQKKVLIFLNSIDMGYRLKLFLEQFGINSGVLNAELPQNSRLHILEEFNAGLFDYLIATDDGQTKKEQTSKENHIQSRYSKKKLRQKLDAEFGVVRGIDFKNVFTVVNLDMPQSSAGYVHRIGRTGRAYNTGASVSLVSPEEEEIFEEIKLMFGDDEKQDSSKSIEPFPLLTKNAVESLRYRAEDVAKGVTKVAIREARAQDLRNEILNSEKLKSHFEVNPRDLGNKENFGGRYSCHLEFNFICFCMIFWEQFNSQCIILASATADLLKHDKLLSKKAPSSHLREVPEYLLDPTTKEASKILKLSRAAMKIDTKKRRPGFKKGFGRSRDPLKTFSAEEKSHKGEKRRKDNDEVIKHKKKKAKQGM; this is translated from the exons ATGGGGGCTGTGGCCAACGGAAACGGAGAGCGAGACGgcagaaaggaggaggaagaagaggaggagatagGCTTCGAAGAGCTGGGCGTCGACCCCCGGCTGATTCGAGCTTTGTCGAAGAAGTCCATCACCAAGCCGACCCCAATCCAGCGCGAGGCCATCCCCTTGATCCTG GAAGGCAAGGATGTCGTGGCGCGGGCCAAGACGGGCTCCGGGAAGACGTTCGCCTACCTTCTTCCGATGCTGCAGAAGCTCTTCTCCGAGAGCGGTTCGAGAAAGACCGCGCCGAGAACCTTTATCCTCGTGCCAACAAGGGAACTCTGTCAACAG gTTTATAACGAGGCATCATCGCTCCTCGAGTTCTGTAGAGTTCAGTTGAAAGTTGTGCAATTGACGGCCAGCATGCCAGTTGCAGATATG AGGACAGCACTGGCTGGGCCGCCTGATATTGTGGTCTCCACTCCAGCTTGCATTTCAACATGCATGTCAAAAGGTGTCCTTCAGACATCAAACATCAAGGATTCACTTTCATTGCTGGTTCTTGATGAG GCTGACCTCCTATTATCATATGGCTATGAGAATGATTTGAAAACTCTTATTCCCCATGTGCCACGACGTTGTCAATGCCTCCTAATGTCAGCAACTTCAAG TTCTGATGTCGAGAAATTGAAGAAGCTTGTGCTGCATAATCCTGTAATCCTGACCCTATCAGAAGCTGGTCACTCAGATGACATTATTCCAAAAACTGTACAACAATTTTGG ATTTCATGCAGTGCTCACGATAAGCTACTCTACATCCTTGCTCTGTTGAAGTTGGAGCTTATTCAGAAAAAAGTGCTTATATTTCTCAATTCCATTGACATGGGGTATAGATTAAAGCTATTTCTAGAACAG TTTGGGATAAATTCTGGAGTCTTAAATGCTGAATTGCCCCAAAATTCACGTCTTCATATTCTTGAG GAATTCAATGCAGGGTTATTTGATTATTTGATAGCAACAGATGACGGCCAGACAAAGAAGGAACAAACAAGTAAGGAAAATCACATCCAGTCaagatattcaaagaaaaagttaAGACAAAAATTGGATGCAGAATTTGGGGTCGTGAGAGGAATCGACTTCAAAAATGTCTTCACG GTAGTCAATCTTGACATGCCTCAGAGCTCTGCTGGATATGTTCACAGGATTGGTCGCACAGGAAGAGCTTATAACACTGGTGCATCGGTGTCTCTT GTTTCTCCTGAAGAGGaagaaatttttgaagaaatcaaACTCATGTTTGGAGACGATGAGAAGCAAGACTCCTCAAAGTCTATTGAACCTTTCCCTTTACTTACTAAAAATGCTGTGGAGTCTTTACGATATAGAGCTGAG GATGTTGCTAAAGGTGTAACAAAAGTTGCGATTAGAGAAGCACGAGCTCAAGATCTCAGAAATGAAATTCTTAATTCTGAGAa GCTGAAGTCTCATTTTGAAGTTAATCCAAGGGACTTAGGTAATAAAGAAAACTTTGGAGGAAGATATTCTTGCCATCtagaatttaattttatttgtttttgcaTGATTTTTTGGGAACAATTTAATTCTCAGTGTATAATTTTGGCATCTGCAACGGCAGATTTACTAAAGCATGACAAGTTACTGAGCAAGAAGGCTCCTTCATCTCATCTACGTGAGGTACCTGAATACCTCCTTGATCCCACGACAAAAGAGGCCAGCAAGATACTCAAGCTCTCAAGAGCTGCAATGAAGATAGATACCAAAAAAAGGCGTCCTG
- the LOC103707520 gene encoding receptor-like protein 44: MLPPPPPPRPAKPSLLLLSSFHHRHHPLASPTRPGRAAVAPALLLLLVLIVSLLELPPAAVSDPDDERCLTNLRQSLSDPTHSLRNWSKTTFAAPCNGFTSYLGGATCNNGRVYKLSLANLSLSGTLSPFLANCTNLQSLDLSSNALTGPIPPEFSSLLNLAVLNLSANRLSGPIPPQLALCAYLNVIDLHANALSGLIPDQLGLLVRLSAFDVSYNQLSGPIPVLLANRSGGLPRFNASSFIGNKDLYGYPLPPATGRGLSVLAIVGIGLGSGLLSLVLSFTAVCIWLRVTEQQGTMPGEEGKISHLMPDY; this comes from the coding sequence AtgttgccgccgccgccgccgcctcggcCGGCGAaaccatctctcctcctcctctcctccttccaCCACCGCCACCACCCATTAGCATCACCGACGCGGCCGGGCCGTGCGGCGGTGGCGCCGGCCCTGCTCCTCCTCCTAGTACTAATAGTATCACTGCTTGAGCTCCCTCCGGCTGCCGTCAGCGACCCGGACGATGAGCGGTGCCTGACGAACCTCCGGCAGTCGCTGTCGGACCCGACGCACAGCCTTCGGAACTGGAGCAAGACCACCTTCGCCGCTCCCTGCAACGGCTTCACCTCCTACCTGGGCGGCGCCACCTGCAACAACGGCCGCGTCTACAAGCTGTCGCTGGCGAATCTGTCCCTTTCCGGCACGCTCTCCCCGTTCCTCGCCAACTGCACCAACCTCCAGTCCCTGGACCTCTCTTCCAACGCCCTCACCGGGCCCATCCCCCCCgagttctcctccctcctcAACCTCGCCGTCCTCAACCTTTCCGCCAACCGCCTCTCCGGCCCCATCCCCCCGCAGCTCGCCCTCTGCGCCTATCTCAACGTCATCGACCTCCACGCCAACGCCCTCTCCGGCCTCATCCCGGACCAGCTCGGCCTCCTCGTCCGCCTCTCCGCCTTCGACGTCTCCTACAACCAGCTCTCCGGCCCCATCCCCGTCCTCCTTGCCAACCGCTCCGGGGGGCTTCCCCGCTTCAATGCCAGCTCTTTTATTGGCAACAAGGACCTCTACGGCTACCCGCTGCCGCCGGCGACGGGGAGGGGGCTCTCGGTGCTCGCCATCGTCGGGATCGGGCTcggcagcgggctgctcagccTCGTCCTCAGCTTCACCGCCGTCTGCATCTGGCTCCGCGTCACCGAGCAGCAGGGGACGATGCCAGGCGAGGAGGGCAAGATCTCCCACCTCATGCCCGACTACTGA
- the LOC103707519 gene encoding protein SHORT HYPOCOTYL IN WHITE LIGHT 1 — MASSSSVSFSLPRIRSSLPSKPYHLRLLLPSLPLLASASRVRTPLRASRRLSGYPQESVVVVPDPRAWVGDLHGEGGDDEDDDDDDEDNDDRSLDLLVRFLHNVFRKISRRARRAVRSVLPPPIPTKLVGFSVNGVLVLALLWIFKAFLEVVCTLGSMVFVSILLVRGAWSGVSYIRENQNSFMNRIDSDDSRWSGAQAAT, encoded by the exons AtggcttcttcctcctccgtctccttctctcttcctcgCATTCGATCTTCGCTTCCCTCCAAACcctaccacctccgcctcctcctcccctccctccctctcctagCCTCCGCCTCTCGAGTCCGGACACCGCTCCGGGCCTCCCGGAGGCTCTCCGGCTACCCCCAGGAATCGGTGGTCGTGGTCCCCGATCCTCGCGCTTGGGTCGGCGATCTCCACGGCGAAGGCGGGGACGATgaggacgacgacgacgacgacgaggaCAACGACGACCGGAGCCTCGATCTCCTCGTGCGCTTCCTCCACAACGTCTTCCGCAAGATCTCGCGGCGCGCGCGCAGGGCCGTCCGATCCGTTCTGCCCCCTCCGATCCCCACTAAATTG GTGGGATTTTCGGTTAACGGGGTTTTAGTTCTGGCTTTGTTATGGATTTTTAAGGCATTTCTTGAG GTGGTCTGCACGCTTGGGAGCATGGTGTTTGTAAGCATCTTGCTTGTCCGTGGAGCATGGTCTGGTGTGTCCTACATAAGAGAAAACCAGAATAGCTTCATGAACAGGATTGACAGTGATGACAGCAGATGGAGTGGTGCACAGGCTGCCACTTGA